The genomic stretch TAGCCGAGACCACCGCGACCGAACTGGGCTGGTGACCAAGATGACCCCCGACACGCGCACCCAAAAAACTCCCGACATCCGCCTCGTCGTCCTCGACATGGCCGGCACCACCGTCGCCGACGGCGGGCTCGTCGAGCAGGCCTTCGCCGCCGCCGCTCGCCGACTCGGCGCCGAGCCCGACTCGATGCTGGACCACGTCCGCGCCACCATGGGCGAGTCCAAGATCGCCGTCTTCCGCCATCTGTTCGGCGAGGAGGCCAAGGCGCAGCAGGCCAACAAGGCCTTCGAGGCGGCGTACGCCGAACTCGTGGACGGCGGCCGGGTCGCGGCCCTGCCCGGCGCCCGCGAGACCATCGAGGAACTCACCGCCCAGGGCCGTACCGTCGTGCTGACCACCGGTTTCGCCCGCCCCACCCAGGACGCGATCCTGGCCGCGCTCGGCTGGCAGGACCTGGTGCCGCTCACGCTGTGCCCGGCGGACGCGGGGGGCCGCGGGCGGCCGTACCCGGACATGGTGCTCAGCGCCTTCCTCCGGACCGGCGCGGCGGAGAGTGTGCGGCAGATCGCGGTCGTCGGCGACACCTCCTACGACATGCTCAGCGGGGTCCGCTCCGGCGCGGGCGTCGTCGCCGGCGTGCTGACCGGGGCGCACGACGCCGTGGCGCTGGGCGCGGCCGGGGCGACCCATGTCCTGCCGTCCGTGGCGGAGTTGCCGGGAGTGCTCGCATGAGCAGCGGTATCCGCTTCGACGGCGTCACCGTCTCCTACGACGGCACTGTCGTCCTCGACGCCCTCGACCTCACCGTCGCTCCCGGCGAGGTCATGGCGCTGCTCGGGCCGTCCGGATCCGGCAAGACCACCGCGCTGCGGGCGGTCGCCGGGTTCGTACGGCCCGCCGCCGGGCGGGTGTTCCTCGGTGACCGCGATGTCACCGGGCTGCCCCCGTACCGGCGGGGCATCGGGATGGTCGTCCAGCAGTACGCCCTCTTCCCGCA from Streptomyces davaonensis JCM 4913 encodes the following:
- a CDS encoding phosphonatase-like hydrolase; the protein is MTPDTRTQKTPDIRLVVLDMAGTTVADGGLVEQAFAAAARRLGAEPDSMLDHVRATMGESKIAVFRHLFGEEAKAQQANKAFEAAYAELVDGGRVAALPGARETIEELTAQGRTVVLTTGFARPTQDAILAALGWQDLVPLTLCPADAGGRGRPYPDMVLSAFLRTGAAESVRQIAVVGDTSYDMLSGVRSGAGVVAGVLTGAHDAVALGAAGATHVLPSVAELPGVLA